The Sulfitobacter sp. S223 genome has a window encoding:
- the rplF gene encoding 50S ribosomal protein L6, with the protein MSRIGKKPVDLPSGVTASVSGQTIEVKGPKGVRTFKATDDVTMTVEDNVVTITPRGKSKRARQQWGMSRTMVGNLVTGVTDGFKKELEIQGVGYRAAMTGNTLKLNLGLSHDVDYTPPAGVTVTAPKQTEIIVEGIDEQLVGQVAANIRAWRKPEPYKGKGIRYKGEFVFRKEGKKK; encoded by the coding sequence ATGTCTCGTATTGGTAAAAAACCGGTCGATCTGCCCAGCGGTGTTACTGCTTCGGTCAGCGGCCAGACCATCGAAGTGAAAGGCCCCAAAGGGGTTCGGACCTTCAAAGCCACCGATGATGTGACCATGACTGTTGAAGACAACGTCGTGACAATCACACCACGCGGTAAGTCCAAGCGCGCACGCCAGCAGTGGGGCATGTCCCGCACTATGGTTGGTAACCTTGTGACCGGCGTTACCGACGGTTTCAAAAAAGAACTTGAAATCCAAGGTGTTGGTTATCGTGCTGCTATGACTGGCAACACATTGAAACTGAACCTCGGCCTGTCCCATGACGTCGATTACACTCCGCCAGCTGGTGTGACTGTAACGGCGCCAAAGCAGACTGAAATCATTGTGGAAGGCATTGACGAACAGCTTGTTGGTCAGGTCGCCGCGAACATCCGCGCTTGGCGCAAGCCCGAGCCCTATAAGGGCAAAGGCATCCGCTACAAGGGTGAGTTCGTCTTCCGCAAAGAAGGCAAGAAGAAGTAA
- the rplR gene encoding 50S ribosomal protein L18 produces MANSKRQLFIKRRLRVRNKLRRTNRGRMRLSVHRSNKNISVQLIDDVNGVTVASASSLEKDLGVVGKNNIEAATKVGSAIAERAKKAGVESAYFDRGGFLFHGKVKALADAAREGGLKI; encoded by the coding sequence ATGGCAAACAGCAAAAGACAACTGTTCATCAAACGCCGCTTGCGCGTTCGGAACAAACTTCGCCGCACAAACCGGGGCCGTATGCGCCTCTCCGTGCACCGCTCCAACAAGAATATCAGTGTTCAGCTGATCGACGATGTGAACGGCGTAACAGTCGCATCCGCCTCGTCGCTTGAAAAAGATCTTGGCGTTGTAGGTAAGAACAACATCGAAGCTGCCACAAAGGTTGGTTCGGCGATTGCCGAGCGTGCCAAGAAGGCTGGTGTTGAATCTGCTTACTTTGATCGCGGCGGTTTCCTCTTCCACGGTAAAGTGAAGGCCTTGGCCGACGCGGCCCGTGAAGGTGGTCTGAAGATCTAA
- the rpmD gene encoding 50S ribosomal protein L30, with the protein MAKTIVIKQVGSPIRRPAKQRATLVGLGLNKMHRVRELEDTPSVRGMINAVSHMVEIIEEKG; encoded by the coding sequence ATGGCTAAGACTATTGTCATCAAACAGGTGGGTTCGCCCATCCGTCGCCCCGCAAAGCAGCGCGCAACGCTGGTTGGCTTGGGCCTGAACAAAATGCACCGTGTGCGCGAGCTGGAAGATACTCCATCCGTACGTGGCATGATCAACGCGGTCAGCCACATGGTCGAAATCATCGAGGAAAAAGGCTAA
- the rpsN gene encoding 30S ribosomal protein S14 gives MAKKSMIAREKKREALVKKYAAKRAELKEIISDESKPMEDRFRASLKLAKLPRNSSAVRLHNRCQLTGRPHAYYRKLKISRIALRDLGSAGQIPGMVKSSW, from the coding sequence ATGGCTAAGAAATCCATGATCGCACGCGAAAAGAAGCGTGAAGCACTGGTCAAGAAGTACGCCGCCAAGCGTGCGGAGTTGAAAGAAATCATCTCCGACGAAAGCAAGCCAATGGAAGATCGCTTTCGCGCCTCCCTGAAGCTGGCGAAACTGCCTCGCAACTCTTCGGCTGTGCGTCTGCACAACCGTTGCCAGCTGACAGGCCGTCCACACGCTTATTATCGTAAATTGAAAATCTCGCGCATCGCGCTGCGGGATCTTGGCTCCGCAGGCCAGATCCCCGGCATGGTGAAGTCGAGCTGGTAA
- the rplE gene encoding 50S ribosomal protein L5 codes for MLDTATYTPRLKADYKDRIRAALKEEFGYKNEMQIPRLDKIVLNIGCGAEAVRDSKKAKSAQEDLTSIAGQKALTTIAKKSIAGFRVREEMPLGAKVTLRGDRMYEFLDRLITIALPRVRDFRGVKGTSFDGRGNYAMGMKEHIVFPEIDFDKVDETWGMDIIIATTAKTDAEAKAMLKLFNMPFNS; via the coding sequence ATGCTCGATACCGCAACATATACACCCCGCCTGAAGGCCGACTATAAGGACCGCATCCGTGCAGCCCTGAAAGAAGAGTTCGGCTACAAAAACGAAATGCAGATCCCACGTTTGGACAAGATCGTTCTGAACATCGGTTGTGGCGCAGAAGCTGTTCGTGACAGCAAGAAAGCCAAATCCGCTCAGGAAGACCTGACATCCATCGCGGGCCAGAAAGCACTTACCACAATCGCCAAGAAATCCATCGCGGGTTTCCGGGTTCGTGAAGAGATGCCTCTGGGCGCGAAGGTTACACTTCGCGGTGACCGCATGTACGAATTCCTTGATCGTCTGATCACAATTGCTCTGCCACGCGTTCGCGACTTCCGCGGCGTGAAAGGCACATCTTTCGACGGCCGCGGCAACTATGCCATGGGTATGAAAGAGCACATCGTGTTCCCTGAAATCGACTTTGATAAGGTCGATGAAACTTGGGGTATGGACATCATCATCGCCACCACGGCGAAAACCGACGCCGAAGCGAAGGCAATGTTGAAGCTTTTCAACATGCCCTTCAACTCATAA
- a CDS encoding acyltransferase: protein MEYAPLPNSKDGILFRGEPAIGRLHAMDSARGLAILLVVFGHAWRGAEAADLIPDFDFFRTVDAAVYAFHMPFFFFLAGLLFFDTLQKYGMKPLLEGRVKRLLWPMVLWGWIFFALKLFAGSSVNTPVSFTDFPIIPLPPYEHLWFLWALFLMQSGLICAYAFGLRIYSPYVSRVGAIVLAVVLALINPFLSVPSLVFGPAVEHFPYLLAGIGLGGLAAYRPSALLAGGAAAAFVIMLWAVGLQKASVLHSLVLVITAWFAWSFVDQAIAGGTSIMAVLRYLGQASMVIYLTHTIFSAALRIAMLKFGISDLVAVVSFTMLVGVLCPLVVGWGARRLKLTKVLGF from the coding sequence ATGGAATACGCGCCCTTACCTAATTCCAAAGATGGGATACTCTTTCGTGGCGAGCCTGCTATCGGGCGGCTTCATGCCATGGACAGTGCGCGTGGCCTCGCGATCCTTTTGGTCGTCTTCGGACATGCCTGGCGGGGCGCCGAAGCAGCAGATTTAATACCCGACTTCGACTTTTTTCGGACGGTCGATGCCGCAGTGTATGCATTCCACATGCCCTTCTTCTTTTTTCTAGCCGGCTTGCTTTTTTTTGACACTCTACAGAAATACGGTATGAAGCCGTTGTTGGAAGGGCGGGTAAAGCGCCTTTTGTGGCCGATGGTTTTGTGGGGCTGGATCTTCTTTGCATTGAAGCTTTTTGCCGGATCGTCGGTCAATACGCCCGTCAGCTTCACTGACTTCCCAATTATTCCACTGCCCCCCTATGAGCATTTGTGGTTTCTTTGGGCTCTGTTCTTAATGCAAAGCGGGCTGATCTGCGCCTATGCTTTCGGGCTTCGTATCTATTCGCCTTATGTGTCGCGGGTCGGGGCTATCGTGCTTGCGGTTGTTCTTGCATTAATTAATCCCTTCTTGTCGGTTCCTTCGCTTGTCTTTGGTCCAGCCGTTGAACACTTCCCATACCTGCTTGCCGGAATTGGCTTGGGAGGTCTCGCGGCGTACCGTCCTTCTGCGCTGTTGGCTGGGGGCGCAGCAGCGGCGTTTGTGATCATGCTCTGGGCGGTAGGCCTACAAAAAGCGAGTGTGCTGCACTCGCTGGTTTTGGTGATCACAGCATGGTTTGCGTGGTCCTTTGTCGATCAAGCTATTGCAGGCGGAACGTCGATTATGGCCGTTCTTCGCTATCTGGGGCAGGCGTCGATGGTGATCTATCTGACCCATACAATATTTTCGGCAGCCCTGCGGATAGCAATGCTCAAATTCGGGATTTCCGATCTAGTGGCAGTGGTGTCCTTTACAATGCTGGTTGGCGTGCTTTGCCCGCTGGTAGTTGGTTGGGGTGCGCGGCGGTTGAAGCTAACGAAAGTACTGGGCTTCTAA
- the rplO gene encoding 50S ribosomal protein L15 encodes MKLHELSDNAGATKPRKRVGRGPGSGTGKMGGRGIKGQKSRSGVAIKGYEGGQMPLYQRLPKRGFSKPNRKEYAVVNLGLIQKFIDEGKIDIKNAITEDALIASGLVRRKRDGIRVLAKGDVTAKMNLEVTGASKSAVEAVEKAGGSLTVKVAAAAEASE; translated from the coding sequence ATGAAACTTCACGAACTTTCAGATAATGCAGGCGCAACGAAACCACGCAAGCGCGTTGGCCGTGGTCCTGGTTCCGGCACCGGTAAAATGGGTGGCCGTGGTATCAAAGGTCAAAAATCCCGTTCGGGTGTGGCGATCAAAGGGTACGAAGGCGGTCAGATGCCCCTCTACCAACGTCTGCCAAAGCGTGGCTTTAGCAAACCGAACCGTAAAGAATATGCCGTTGTGAACCTGGGCCTGATCCAGAAGTTCATCGACGAAGGCAAAATCGACATCAAAAACGCGATCACCGAAGATGCATTGATCGCATCCGGTCTGGTCCGTCGGAAGCGTGACGGTATCCGCGTTCTTGCCAAAGGCGATGTGACCGCGAAGATGAACCTCGAAGTCACCGGCGCGTCCAAATCAGCTGTTGAAGCAGTTGAAAAGGCGGGCGGTAGCCTGACTGTTAAAGTCGCGGCAGCAGCAGAAGCCTCCGAATAA
- the rpsH gene encoding 30S ribosomal protein S8, translated as MNDPIADMLTRIRNSQLRGKSTVMTPASKLRAWVLDVLADEGYIRGYEKMTGADGHPAIEISLKYYEGEPVIRELKRISKPGRRVYMGAQDLPSVRQGLGVSIVSTPQGVMSDASARAANVGGEVLCTVF; from the coding sequence ATGAACGATCCTATCGCAGATATGCTGACACGCATCCGTAACAGCCAGTTGCGCGGCAAATCCACAGTCATGACCCCAGCTTCCAAGCTGCGTGCATGGGTTCTGGACGTGCTGGCGGACGAAGGCTACATCCGTGGCTATGAGAAGATGACAGGCGCCGATGGCCACCCTGCCATCGAGATCAGCCTGAAGTACTACGAAGGCGAGCCCGTCATTCGTGAACTGAAGCGTATCTCCAAGCCAGGCCGCCGCGTTTATATGGGCGCACAAGACCTCCCATCCGTCCGTCAGGGCCTGGGTGTGTCGATTGTCTCCACCCCACAGGGTGTGATGTCGGACGCAAGCGCACGCGCAGCCAATGTTGGCGGCGAAGTGCTTTGCACCGTATTCTAA
- a CDS encoding DNA-directed RNA polymerase subunit alpha, producing the protein MIHKNWAELIKPTQLDVKPGNDPARQATVIAEPLERGFGLTMGNALRRVLMSSLQGAAITSVQIDNVLHEFSSVAGVREDVTDIILNLKGVSIRMEVEGPKRLSISAKGPGVVTAGDISESAGIEILNRDHVICHLDDGADIYMELMVNTGKGYVAADKNKPEDAPIGLIPIDAIYSPVKKVSYDVQPTREGQVLDYDKLTMKVETDGSLTPDDAVAFAARILQDQLGIFVNFDEPESASRQDDDDGLEFNPLLLKKVDELELSVRSANCLKNDNIVYIGDLIQKTEAEMLRTPNFGRKSLNEIKEVLSGMGLHLGMDVEDWPPDNIEDLAKKFEDNF; encoded by the coding sequence ATGATCCACAAGAATTGGGCTGAATTGATCAAGCCAACACAGCTTGACGTAAAACCTGGTAACGATCCTGCACGTCAGGCAACTGTGATTGCCGAGCCGCTTGAGCGCGGCTTTGGTCTGACAATGGGCAACGCCCTGCGTCGCGTTCTGATGTCCTCGCTGCAAGGTGCCGCGATCACATCCGTTCAGATCGACAACGTTCTGCACGAGTTTTCTTCTGTTGCCGGTGTGCGTGAAGACGTCACCGACATCATCCTGAACCTCAAAGGTGTTTCCATCCGCATGGAAGTCGAAGGGCCAAAGCGTCTGTCGATCTCCGCGAAAGGCCCCGGTGTTGTGACGGCTGGCGATATCAGCGAATCTGCTGGCATCGAAATCCTGAACCGCGACCATGTTATCTGCCACCTAGACGATGGTGCGGATATCTACATGGAGCTGATGGTCAACACTGGCAAAGGCTATGTCGCCGCAGACAAGAACAAGCCTGAAGATGCGCCTATCGGTCTGATCCCGATCGACGCGATCTACAGCCCTGTGAAAAAAGTCAGCTACGATGTTCAGCCTACCCGTGAAGGTCAGGTTCTGGATTATGACAAGCTGACAATGAAAGTCGAAACAGACGGCTCTCTGACGCCTGATGATGCTGTGGCGTTTGCTGCGCGTATTCTTCAGGATCAGCTGGGCATCTTCGTCAACTTCGACGAGCCTGAATCAGCTTCGCGTCAGGACGACGACGATGGCCTCGAGTTCAACCCGCTTCTGCTGAAGAAAGTGGATGAGCTGGAACTGTCCGTACGTTCCGCCAACTGCCTGAAGAACGACAATATCGTTTATATTGGCGATCTGATCCAGAAAACCGAAGCAGAAATGCTGCGCACACCGAACTTCGGCCGCAAATCCTTGAACGAGATCAAGGAAGTGTTGTCAGGCATGGGTCTGCACCTTGGCATGGACGTTGAGGACTGGCCACCGGACAACATCGAAGATCTGGCCAAGAAGTTCGAAGACAACTTTTAA
- the rpsK gene encoding 30S ribosomal protein S11 has translation MARDAKRTKKKVSKNIAAGVAHVNSSFNNTKILISDVQGNAIAWSSAGTMGFKGSRKSTPYAAQMAAEDAGKKAQDHGVKTLEVEVQGPGSGRESALRALAAAGFNITSIRDVTPMAHNGCRPPKRRRV, from the coding sequence ATGGCACGCGATGCAAAACGCACCAAAAAGAAGGTCTCCAAGAACATCGCCGCTGGTGTGGCGCATGTGAACTCTTCTTTCAACAACACAAAAATCCTCATCTCCGATGTTCAGGGCAACGCGATTGCATGGTCATCGGCAGGCACAATGGGCTTCAAAGGGTCGCGTAAATCGACACCTTACGCTGCTCAGATGGCTGCAGAAGATGCGGGCAAGAAAGCACAAGACCACGGCGTGAAAACGCTGGAAGTCGAAGTGCAGGGTCCAGGTTCGGGCCGCGAAAGCGCTCTGCGCGCACTTGCTGCTGCCGGTTTCAACATCACATCGATCCGTGATGTTACGCCTATGGCGCACAACGGTTGCCGCCCACCAAAGCGCCGCCGCGTTTAA
- the rplQ gene encoding 50S ribosomal protein L17, protein MRHARGYRRLNRTHEHRKALWANMAGSLIEHEQIKTTLPKAKELRPIIEKMITLAKRGDLHARRQARARLKEDQYVTKLFDILGPRYKDRQGGYVRVLKAGFRYGDMAPMAIIEFVDRDRDAKGAADKARVAAEEAAE, encoded by the coding sequence ATGCGTCACGCACGTGGATACCGTCGTCTTAACCGCACACATGAGCACCGTAAGGCGCTTTGGGCCAACATGGCCGGCTCACTGATCGAGCATGAGCAGATCAAGACAACCCTGCCAAAAGCAAAAGAACTGCGCCCAATCATCGAGAAGATGATCACACTGGCGAAACGTGGCGATTTGCACGCCCGTCGTCAGGCGCGCGCACGTCTGAAAGAAGACCAGTACGTCACAAAATTGTTCGACATCCTCGGACCTCGCTACAAAGACCGCCAAGGTGGTTATGTGCGCGTGCTGAAAGCGGGCTTCCGCTATGGTGACATGGCGCCTATGGCGATCATCGAATTTGTGGACCGTGACCGCGACGCCAAAGGCGCCGCAGACAAGGCCCGCGTTGCAGCTGAAGAAGCCGCAGAATAA
- the rpsM gene encoding 30S ribosomal protein S13, whose translation MARIAGVNIPTAKRVPIALTYITGIGNSSAEAICEAVGIDMTRRVNELSDTEVLKIREHIDENYTVEGDLRRDTQMNIKRLMDLGCYRGLRHRRNLPVRGQRTHTNARTRKGPAKAIAGKKK comes from the coding sequence GTGGCACGTATTGCCGGCGTAAACATCCCGACTGCAAAGCGGGTTCCAATCGCCCTCACATATATCACTGGTATCGGTAACTCTTCTGCTGAAGCTATCTGCGAAGCAGTAGGCATCGACATGACGCGTCGCGTCAACGAGCTGTCCGACACCGAAGTTCTGAAAATCCGCGAGCACATCGACGAAAACTATACCGTCGAAGGTGACCTGCGCCGTGACACACAGATGAACATCAAACGTTTGATGGATCTGGGTTGCTACCGTGGTCTGCGCCACCGCCGCAACCTGCCTGTTCGCGGTCAGCGGACACACACAAACGCTCGTACCCGCAAAGGCCCCGCGAAGGCCATTGCCGGCAAGAAGAAATAA
- the rpsE gene encoding 30S ribosomal protein S5 — translation MARDENRGGNNRRNQREEAPEFADRLVAINRVSKTVKGGKRFGFAALVVVGDQKGRVGFGKGKAKEVPEAIRKATEQAKRQMIRVQLREGRTLHHDMSGRHGAGKVVMRTAPEGTGIIAGGPMRAVFEMLGVKDVVSKSIGSQNPYNMIRATMDGLKKEQSPRSVAQRRGKKVADILPKREDASDSSAQVAEEA, via the coding sequence ATGGCCAGAGACGAAAACCGGGGCGGCAACAACCGTCGCAACCAGCGCGAAGAAGCGCCAGAATTCGCAGACCGCCTTGTCGCGATCAACCGTGTGTCGAAAACCGTAAAAGGTGGTAAGCGCTTTGGTTTTGCTGCCCTTGTTGTGGTTGGTGACCAAAAAGGTCGTGTAGGTTTTGGCAAAGGTAAAGCCAAAGAGGTGCCTGAGGCCATTCGCAAGGCAACCGAGCAAGCCAAGCGTCAGATGATCCGCGTTCAGCTGCGCGAAGGCCGCACGCTGCACCACGATATGTCTGGCCGTCACGGCGCAGGCAAGGTTGTGATGCGCACAGCACCAGAAGGTACGGGCATCATCGCCGGTGGCCCAATGCGCGCCGTGTTCGAGATGCTGGGCGTTAAAGATGTTGTGTCCAAGTCCATTGGCTCACAAAACCCATATAACATGATCCGCGCCACCATGGACGGATTGAAAAAGGAACAGTCACCACGTTCCGTTGCGCAGCGTCGCGGCAAGAAAGTGGCTGACATTCTGCCCAAGCGTGAAGATGCATCCGATTCTTCCGCTCAAGTGGCTGAGGAGGCATAA
- a CDS encoding adenylate kinase, translating into MNIILLGPPGAGKGTQARHLVETRGMVQLSTGDMLREAKDSGTEMGNIVADVMARGALVTDEIVIGLIREKLADKTEHGGFIFDGFPRTLPQADALGALMEAEGQSLDAVIEMRVDDEALVDRITARSTCGSCGEVYNDNTKPIPADGKCTSCGGTEFKRRADDNEESLKNRLMAYYKQTSPLIGYYYAKGMLSSVNGLGTMEAVQVDIAAVLDR; encoded by the coding sequence ATGAATATTATACTTCTTGGACCCCCCGGTGCGGGCAAAGGCACTCAAGCACGGCATCTCGTTGAGACACGCGGGATGGTTCAGCTGAGCACGGGTGACATGCTGCGCGAAGCTAAAGACAGTGGGACCGAGATGGGCAATATTGTCGCTGATGTTATGGCACGCGGCGCATTGGTTACCGATGAAATCGTTATTGGCCTTATCCGTGAAAAGCTGGCCGATAAGACAGAGCATGGCGGTTTCATTTTCGACGGCTTCCCGCGGACGCTGCCTCAGGCGGATGCGTTGGGTGCTTTGATGGAAGCAGAGGGTCAGTCTCTTGATGCAGTCATCGAAATGCGTGTGGATGACGAAGCCTTGGTTGACCGTATCACCGCGCGTTCCACATGTGGTTCATGTGGTGAGGTCTACAACGACAACACCAAGCCAATCCCCGCAGATGGAAAATGTACATCCTGCGGCGGAACCGAATTCAAGCGTCGCGCGGATGACAACGAAGAAAGTCTTAAAAACCGCCTGATGGCTTACTACAAGCAGACCTCCCCGTTGATCGGCTATTACTATGCTAAGGGGATGCTGAGTTCTGTGAATGGTCTGGGCACCATGGAAGCTGTACAGGTCGACATCGCGGCAGTTCTTGACCGCTAA
- a CDS encoding trypsin-like peptidase domain-containing protein, translating to MKYFAFILALLGAPLSAQQVPQSAAEMQLSFVPIVREAAPAVVNIYVKVVREVQRTPLQADPFFGRLFGDPLTDRKPRVQNSLGSGVILSADGIVVSNYHVVGMATDIRVVLNDRREFSAQVLLGDEESDLAILKIDAPEPLPFLPLRSSNTVEVGELALAIGNPFGVGQTVSSGIISGLARSGRSGGGGRGYFIQTDAPINPGNSGGALVDVQGHLIGVNTSILTRSGGSNGIGFAIPADLVAAFVAQAEEGRTEFGRPWAGISGQPLDTDMAATLGFDRSGGIIISGLHPASPFQEAGLQVGDVILSVGGQQVNTPSEMVYRMSVAGLDAQAEVLFSREGVEESVKVALIAAPEEPSRDAVTLADDSPFPGLTLVRINPAVLSELNLPLEVEGVAVIDAGVFASRAGLRSGDVILALNGVALSHPDQVSEMLSQRVRQVEMIVQRGAQRITMRFRG from the coding sequence ATGAAATACTTTGCCTTTATCCTTGCACTGCTCGGCGCGCCCTTAAGTGCGCAGCAGGTTCCGCAATCCGCTGCTGAAATGCAGCTTAGCTTTGTGCCAATCGTTCGAGAGGCCGCGCCAGCGGTTGTAAACATCTACGTCAAAGTCGTGCGTGAGGTGCAGCGCACGCCCCTACAGGCAGATCCGTTTTTCGGGCGCTTGTTCGGTGATCCTTTGACGGATCGAAAGCCACGGGTGCAGAATTCTCTTGGCTCAGGGGTCATCCTGTCAGCCGACGGCATTGTGGTCAGTAACTATCATGTGGTCGGAATGGCCACGGATATCCGCGTTGTCCTCAATGACCGGCGCGAGTTCTCGGCGCAGGTGCTTCTTGGCGACGAGGAAAGTGATCTGGCTATCCTGAAGATCGATGCGCCAGAGCCCTTACCGTTTTTGCCCTTGCGCAGCAGCAATACTGTCGAAGTAGGGGAGCTAGCCCTTGCGATCGGAAACCCGTTTGGCGTGGGTCAGACGGTAAGTAGCGGTATTATCTCAGGGCTTGCGCGATCGGGGCGTTCTGGCGGTGGCGGGCGCGGGTATTTCATCCAGACAGATGCGCCGATCAATCCTGGCAACTCTGGTGGAGCTTTGGTGGATGTTCAGGGCCATCTGATCGGCGTTAATACGTCGATCCTGACGCGGTCAGGTGGTTCGAATGGAATAGGTTTTGCCATTCCGGCTGATTTGGTTGCGGCCTTTGTGGCGCAAGCAGAAGAGGGGCGGACCGAATTCGGGCGTCCTTGGGCCGGGATTAGCGGGCAGCCGTTGGATACGGACATGGCAGCAACGCTGGGATTTGATCGCTCTGGCGGCATTATCATTTCCGGCCTGCACCCCGCGAGCCCCTTTCAGGAAGCCGGTTTGCAGGTTGGTGACGTGATCCTTTCCGTCGGCGGACAACAGGTCAACACGCCGTCAGAGATGGTTTACCGGATGAGCGTCGCAGGATTGGATGCTCAGGCAGAAGTATTGTTCAGTCGGGAAGGCGTTGAAGAAAGCGTAAAGGTCGCTTTGATTGCGGCCCCGGAAGAACCGTCACGTGACGCGGTGACCTTGGCTGATGACAGTCCGTTTCCGGGTCTGACGCTGGTACGCATCAATCCTGCCGTTCTGTCCGAACTCAATCTGCCGTTGGAGGTTGAGGGCGTTGCAGTGATTGATGCCGGCGTATTTGCATCGCGCGCGGGGCTGCGCAGCGGGGATGTGATTTTGGCCCTGAATGGCGTCGCGCTTTCACATCCTGATCAGGTGTCCGAAATGCTGTCACAGCGGGTGCGACAGGTCGAGATGATAGTCCAGCGCGGCGCGCAACGGATTACCATGCGGTTTAGGGGGTAG
- the secY gene encoding preprotein translocase subunit SecY: MVSAVENMAANSSWSAFGKATDLRHRILFTLGLLIVYRLGTFIPVPGIDGAALREFMESAGQGIGGMVSMFTGGALGRMGIFALGIMPYISASIIVQLLTSMVPSLEQLKKEGEQGRKKINQYTRWGTVALATVQSYGLAVSLEAGDIAADPGMYFRIACMITLVGGTMFLMWLGEQITARGIGNGISLIIFVGIIAEVPAAIAQFFASGRSGAISPAVIVAVLVMVIVTIMFVVFMERALRKIHIQYPRRQVGMKVYDGGSSHLPIKVNPAGVIPAIFASSLLLLPVTISTFSGNSTSPVMSWLLANFGPGQPLYLLFFIAMIVFFAYFYTFNVAFKPDDVAENLKNQNGFVPGIRPGKRTSEYLEYVVNRVLVLGAAYLAAVCILPEILRGQFAIPFYFGGTSVLIVVSVTMDTIQQVQSHLLAHQYEGLLEKSQLRGKSGKGRKKRSPARK, encoded by the coding sequence ATGGTATCTGCCGTCGAGAATATGGCCGCCAATTCAAGCTGGTCCGCCTTTGGCAAGGCAACTGACCTGCGCCATCGCATCCTTTTCACGCTTGGTCTGTTGATCGTTTACCGCTTGGGAACATTTATTCCCGTGCCCGGTATCGACGGCGCCGCGCTACGCGAATTTATGGAGAGTGCAGGGCAGGGCATCGGCGGCATGGTTTCGATGTTCACCGGTGGCGCGCTTGGTCGAATGGGCATTTTTGCCCTTGGTATCATGCCTTATATCTCGGCCTCGATCATTGTGCAGCTTCTGACGTCCATGGTGCCGTCGCTGGAGCAGCTGAAGAAAGAGGGTGAGCAAGGGCGAAAGAAGATCAACCAGTATACCCGTTGGGGAACCGTGGCCCTTGCTACTGTGCAATCTTACGGGCTGGCTGTCAGTCTTGAGGCCGGCGATATCGCCGCAGATCCGGGCATGTACTTCCGCATTGCTTGTATGATTACTTTGGTCGGCGGCACAATGTTCCTGATGTGGCTGGGTGAGCAGATCACGGCACGCGGTATCGGCAACGGTATCTCGCTTATCATTTTTGTTGGCATCATTGCCGAAGTGCCGGCTGCGATCGCACAGTTCTTCGCCTCCGGCCGCTCTGGTGCAATCAGCCCTGCTGTTATCGTGGCAGTTCTGGTCATGGTGATCGTCACAATTATGTTTGTGGTCTTCATGGAGCGTGCTCTGCGCAAGATACACATTCAATATCCGCGCCGTCAGGTGGGGATGAAAGTCTATGATGGCGGTTCCAGCCACTTGCCGATCAAGGTGAACCCGGCAGGCGTTATTCCCGCTATCTTCGCAAGCTCCTTGCTGTTGCTGCCTGTGACCATCAGTACGTTCTCGGGCAATTCCACCAGCCCTGTCATGTCTTGGCTGTTGGCCAACTTTGGCCCCGGGCAACCGCTTTATCTGCTTTTCTTCATCGCGATGATCGTATTCTTTGCGTATTTCTATACGTTCAATGTGGCATTCAAGCCTGACGATGTGGCCGAGAACCTGAAGAACCAGAATGGTTTTGTGCCCGGCATTCGTCCTGGCAAGCGGACCTCCGAATATCTGGAGTATGTGGTAAACCGCGTTCTCGTTCTTGGCGCGGCGTATCTGGCCGCAGTATGTATCCTGCCCGAAATTCTGCGCGGCCAGTTTGCGATCCCTTTCTATTTCGGCGGTACGTCGGTTTTGATTGTGGTCTCCGTCACCATGGATACTATCCAACAAGTACAAAGCCATCTTTTGGCGCATCAATATGAAGGTCTTCTTGAGAAGTCGCAATTGCGCGGAAAATCCGGAAAAGGCCGCAAGAAACGGAGCCCAGCACGCAAATGA